In Mustela lutreola isolate mMusLut2 chromosome 1, mMusLut2.pri, whole genome shotgun sequence, one genomic interval encodes:
- the LOC131822578 gene encoding olfactory receptor 4C11-like — MWQNISITEFILLGLTQDPMKKKMVFVIFFIFYVGTMIGNLLIIVTIKFSRTLQSPMYYFLFYLSLADSCFSTTTAPRLLVDSLSTKKVITYNECMIQVFALHLFGGMEIFVLILMAADRYVAICKPLHYPSIMKQQVCTILIILAWIGAFIHSITQIILALRMPFCGPNLIDHYCCDLQPLLKLACMDKYMINLLMVSNSGALCSSSFVILMISYIVILHSLRNHSTEGRKKALSTCTSHIIVVILFFGPCIFIYTRPPTTFPMDKMVAVFYTIGTPFLNPFIYTLRNAEVKNAMRKLWYITTTSESKR, encoded by the coding sequence ATGTGGCAAAATATCAGCATAACTGAATTCATACTGTTAGGATTGACCCAAGATCCTATGAAAAAGAAGATGGTATTTGTaatcttcttcattttctatgtGGGGACCATGATAGGGAATTTGCTTATCATTGTGACCATCAAGTTCAGCCGCACACTTCAGAGCCCCAtgtattatttcctattttatttgtcCCTTGCTGATTCCTGCTTCTCAACTACAACAGCCCCCAGACTACTTGTGGATTCACTCTCCACAAAAAAAGTCATAACTTACAATGAGTGCATGATTCAAGTCTTTGCCCTACATTTATTTGGTGGCATGGAAATCTTTGTGCTCATCCTCATGGCTGCTGATCGCTATGTGGCAATCTGTAAGCCCTTACATTACCCATCCATCATGAAACAGCAGGTCTGCACCATCCTGATTATCCTTGCATGGATAGGGGCTTTTATCCATTCTATCACCCAGATTATCTTGGCCTTGAGAATGCCTTTCTGTGGACCCAATTTAATTGATCATTACTGCTGTGATTTGCAACCCTTGCTGAAACTTGCTTGCATGGACAAATACATGATCAACCTACTGATGGTGTCTAACAGTGGAGCCCTTTGCTCAAGTAGTTTTGTGATTCTGATGATCTCATACATTGTCATCTTGCATTCCCTGAGAAACCACAGtacagaagggaggaaaaaagctcTCTCGACTTGCACTTCTCACATCATAGTAGTAATCTTATTCTTTGGTCCATGTATATTCATATACACACGCCCCCCAACCACTTTCCCCATGGACAAGATGGTGGCTGTATTTTATACTATTGGGACACCATTTCTCAACCCATTCATCTACACACTGAGGAATGCGGAAGTGAAAAATGCCATGAGAAAGCTATGGTATATCACAACTACCTCAGAAAGCAAGAGAtga